The Microvirga thermotolerans sequence AGCGCCAGGAGCCGCGCCTCGAAGGTGCGGTGGTACGTCTCGGGATCGCCGCTGCCCCGGCGCGTGTGGAGGGCGAGGGACTGGACCACGGAGAGCGTGTTCTTCACCCGATGGTTCAGCTCCTGCACCAGAAGGGCCTGCCGCTCCTGCGCCCGCTTGCGCTCCGTGATGTCGAGACAGGCGCCGATCATGAGCGTGGGCTGCCCCTTGGAGTCGCGCATCACCCGGCTGCGGGCATACATCCATCGTACGGTTCCGTCGGGATGGATGGCGCGGAACTCGTAGTCGGCCGTGTTCCCGGTCTCCACCGCCTCGGTCATGCTGCGGCTGATGAGTTCCTGGTCCTCCGGGTGGACATGGCGGCGGAAGTCCCCGCGCCGGCGGGGCGCCTCGGCGGGTGCGAGGCCGAAGAGCCTCACGAGGGCCGGGTCCCAATCCACCGCGTCGGTGCGGATGTTCCACCGCCAGGTGCCCGCTCCGGACGCCTCGAGAGCCGCAACGAGCTTCTCCTGCGCCACGGCGAGCCGCGCGGCCGTGCCGCGCAGGTAGGTCGCCGCCGCCACGGACAGCCCGCCGCCGAGAAGGTAGAGAGCCAGTTCGGTGAGGGTCGCAGGGCTCGAGGGCGCCAGGTCGTGAACCTGCATCAGGAAGAAGAGCGCGGCCGCAGCGCCCAGGACGAGCGCCGTGGCCCCGGCCAAACCTCCTCCGAGCATCGCGGCGACGAGGACGGCCGGATAGAGGATGACGCAGGGAAACTCGCTGCCGAGGAGCGGATCCAGGGCGTAGCGCACGCCCATCGCCGCGCCGACCGCCACCAGGGCAACCAGGACGGCGTTCCGGCGCGAAACGGGCTGGAGCGGAGTGAAGTGCGCAAACGCAAACACGGGACGGCCCTCGGCAATGGGCCGCTATAGCATTGTGGTCTGCGAATTCAATCTGCCCAAACGGAGGGACGGGGGCGGTTACCTTTTCCTGGAAACCGCCCCGTTCGCGTCAGATCCGCCCCATCAACAGCAGGATGATGAAGATGACGAGGATGACCCCGAGAATGCCGCTCGGGCCGTAGCCCCAGTTCCGGCTGTAGGGCCAGGCGGGCACTGCGCCGATGAGGAGCAGGATGACGATGATGAGGAGAATGGTGCTGGTAGCCATGTGCGGTGTCCTTCACGCTAAGCCTCGCGCCTTCATGCGTGAGCATTGGGCGCCGAAATTCCCCGTCCGCTCGGCGGGGCCTCCGCGAAGGAAACTTGGCGGTAAGGATTAAGTTCCCCGCGCCGTTTTCCACAGGCTTGGAAGGAAATCGCTCCGTGCAGGGAACGAAGCGCGCAACAGCGACGTTGTTCAGCCGGCGATTGGGTGCCGCCATGAGCGCGACCCATCTGGGGATCGCTAACCCGCATGGATCAGGATGACCCAATGAATGCAAGAAACCGCAAGGATGACCCATCCGATGAGTTCGAGCCCATCCCGGGCATGAAGCGCTCGTCGCCTGCCCTGACCCGCTCCGTCCAGGCCCAGCTCGGCCAGCGCCTGCGCCAGTTCTACGAAACCCTTGCGCTCGGCGAAACGCCCGTTCCGGAGCGGTTCATCGAGATCATCAATCGCCTCGAACAAAGGATGCCGGAGAAGCAGCAATCATGAGCATTGACGTCACCCTTCGCGATTCCATGCTCAAGGCGACCCCGAACCTGCGCGCCTTCGCGATCTCCCTCACCAACAACGTGGACCGCGCCGACGATCTGGTGCAGGAGACGCTCATGCGCGCCATCGCGAACATCGACCGGTTCCAGCCGGGGACGAACATGCAGGCGTGGCTCTTCACCATCCTGCGCAACCTGTTCCATTCCGAATACCGCAAGCGCCGGCGGGAGGTGGAGGACGCTGACGGCAAGTATGCCTCGACGCTCTCGGTCCAGCCGGACCAGATCCCGCACCTCGACTTCGAGGACCTGCAGAAGGCCCTCGCCCGTTTGCCTCACGACCAGCGCGAGGCGCTGCTTCTGGTCGGCGCGTCGGGCTTCTCCTACGAGCAGGCGGCGGAGATCTGCGGCTGCGCCGTCGGCACCATCAAGAGCCGCGTCAACCGGGCCCGCAACAGGCTCGCGGAGCTGATGCACTTCACCGACATGGACGAGGATATCGGTCCCGACCGCGTGACCCTCTCGGTCATGGCCGCGGTCGCCTGACCGGAACGGACCTCAGCGGCGGCGGAACTGCTGGCCGCCGCGCTGGGGCGGGCGGGGACCCGTGGGCGCGCTGGAATCCTTGTGACGGAAGATGAGGCGGCCCTTCTCCAGGTCGTAAGGCGACATCTCGACGGTCACGCGGTCGCCCGCGAGGGTCTTGATGCGGTTCTTCTTCATCTTGCCGGCGGTGTAGGCAATCACTTCGTGCCCGTTGTCGAGCTGCACGCGATAGCGGGCATCGGGGAGGATTTCGGTCACCAGACCTTCGAATGTGATCAGTTCTTCCTTTGCCATGCAAAGTCCTTCGTCTCGAAAAACAAAAAGCCGCTCCGGAGCGGAACGGCTGATACGCAGGAGGGCGCGACGGGCACGCCCTCCGACACCGAACCCTTACGAGTTCTGCAGGTTCACTGCAGACGTACGGCCGGTCCGCTGGTCGGTCTGAAGCTCATACGTGATCTTCTGACCTTCGCGAAGACCCCGCATGCCGGCCCGCTCGAGCGCCGTCGCATGGACGAACACGTCCTTGCCGCCGGCGTCGGGCTGGATGAAGCCGTAGCCCTTAGTTTCATTATACCACTTTACGGTTCCCGTTTCCATGGGAAATCCCTTTCACTGTCGTTTGCACGTAGGCGGAACGTGGAAAACAGAACCGCCCGCTAGTCGATATTGGTAGAGAGAAGGAACGTGCGCCCGGCAGTGCCAAAGCGGTGTAGCCCAGTCGTCCGGCCAAATGTCGATGCCGAAATAAGTAGGGGAAGGATAAGGCAATTGCAAGGCATCCCACCCCTTTGCAACCCCTTTGCACCGCGCCGCTCCCGGCGTCCGGTCCGGTGCAGGGCGCCCTCGGCCCCAGGGAATCCTCTTCGGAACCCTCTTCCGCCCCTGTCGTTGGCCTGCAAGACCGCCCGTGGCGGCCGGATTTCCAGCACAGGAGGAGGGTTCCCATGGCCGACGAACGCTATCGCCAGGATCGCTACCGCTACGATCCGGACCGGTACCGCGAACGCAGCGGGAGCTGGCGCGGCAGGGACGAGGGATACGGCCCGCGCCGCTCCCAAGGATACTCCCAAGGCTATGACGAGGGCGCGGGCTATCGCGACCACTGGCGCGAGGACGACGGCTACATCGCCCGCCGCGGCTTCGGCAACCGCTCGGCCGGCTACGACCCCGAGGACCGCTTCGACACGGCGCGAGAGCGGGATTTCGGCGATTCCGCGGGGTACGGCAGCGGCGGCTCGGCCCGCGACTGGCGCGACGTGGTCGGAGACGACCGCCGCCGCGGCCTGTCGGGCTACGGAATCGACTACGGCCGGGACTGGGACGAGCACGGCTACCGCTCCTCCTACGAGGACCGCGACCGTTACGGTTCCGGCTTCTTCGGGCGGGGCTCGCGCGACTACGGCGAGGAGCGCGGCTTCCTGGAGCGCGCTGGCGACGAGATCAGGTCCTGGTTCGGCGACGAGGAGGCCGACCGGCGCCGGGACATGGACGTGCGGCGGGCGGAGCAGCATTTCCGCGGCCGCGGCCCCAAGGGCTACCAGCGCTCGGACGAGCGCATCCGCGAGGACGTGAACGACCGCCTCACCGACGATCCGCACATCGATGCCTCCGAGATCGAGGTCGGCGTGTCGAACCGGGAGGTGACCCTCAACGGCACCGTGCAGAGCCGGTTCGAGAAGCGCCACGCCGAGGACATCGCCGAA is a genomic window containing:
- the infA gene encoding translation initiation factor IF-1, giving the protein MAKEELITFEGLVTEILPDARYRVQLDNGHEVIAYTAGKMKKNRIKTLAGDRVTVEMSPYDLEKGRLIFRHKDSSAPTGPRPPQRGGQQFRRR
- a CDS encoding NepR family anti-sigma factor; this encodes MNARNRKDDPSDEFEPIPGMKRSSPALTRSVQAQLGQRLRQFYETLALGETPVPERFIEIINRLEQRMPEKQQS
- a CDS encoding sigma-70 family RNA polymerase sigma factor; protein product: MSIDVTLRDSMLKATPNLRAFAISLTNNVDRADDLVQETLMRAIANIDRFQPGTNMQAWLFTILRNLFHSEYRKRRREVEDADGKYASTLSVQPDQIPHLDFEDLQKALARLPHDQREALLLVGASGFSYEQAAEICGCAVGTIKSRVNRARNRLAELMHFTDMDEDIGPDRVTLSVMAAVA
- a CDS encoding DUF3309 domain-containing protein, with protein sequence MATSTILLIIVILLLIGAVPAWPYSRNWGYGPSGILGVILVIFIILLLMGRI
- a CDS encoding cold-shock protein, with the translated sequence METGTVKWYNETKGYGFIQPDAGGKDVFVHATALERAGMRGLREGQKITYELQTDQRTGRTSAVNLQNS
- a CDS encoding BON domain-containing protein, which codes for MADERYRQDRYRYDPDRYRERSGSWRGRDEGYGPRRSQGYSQGYDEGAGYRDHWREDDGYIARRGFGNRSAGYDPEDRFDTARERDFGDSAGYGSGGSARDWRDVVGDDRRRGLSGYGIDYGRDWDEHGYRSSYEDRDRYGSGFFGRGSRDYGEERGFLERAGDEIRSWFGDEEADRRRDMDVRRAEQHFRGRGPKGYQRSDERIREDVNDRLTDDPHIDASEIEVGVSNREVTLNGTVQSRFEKRHAEDIAESVSGVVHVQNNLRVRQGVESGGMGGLSSGTGTVGGTAGPGQEAGRRRTPSTSGT
- a CDS encoding sensor histidine kinase is translated as MFAFAHFTPLQPVSRRNAVLVALVAVGAAMGVRYALDPLLGSEFPCVILYPAVLVAAMLGGGLAGATALVLGAAAALFFLMQVHDLAPSSPATLTELALYLLGGGLSVAAATYLRGTAARLAVAQEKLVAALEASGAGTWRWNIRTDAVDWDPALVRLFGLAPAEAPRRRGDFRRHVHPEDQELISRSMTEAVETGNTADYEFRAIHPDGTVRWMYARSRVMRDSKGQPTLMIGACLDITERKRAQERQALLVQELNHRVKNTLSVVQSLALHTRRGSGDPETYHRTFEARLLALSATHNILTRELWESASLEDILDAEMIPFGGLDQNRVRASGEPVRLKPQQALCFGLALHELATNAAKYGALSVPHGRLDISWRAEPDEAGRTRLAVDWVERDGPPVEPPRRLGFGSRLIERSIRDELDGLLEMRFAPEGLRCFMSLPL